The proteins below come from a single Eptesicus fuscus isolate TK198812 chromosome 5, DD_ASM_mEF_20220401, whole genome shotgun sequence genomic window:
- the GREM1 gene encoding gremlin-1: MSRTAYTVGALLLLLGTLLPAAEGKKNGSQGAIPPPDKAQHNDSEQTQSPQQPGSRNRGRGQGRGTAMPGEEVLESSQEALHVTERKYLKRDWCKTQPLKQTIHEEGCNSRTIINRFCYGQCNSFYIPRHIRKEEGSFQSCSFCKPKKFTTMMVTLNCPELQPPTKKKRVTRVKQCRCISIDLD, encoded by the coding sequence ATGAGCCGCACCGCCTACACTGTGGGGGCCCTGCTTCTCCTCTTGGGGACCCTGCTGCCAGCTGCTGAAGGGAAAAAGAATGGGTCCCAGGGTGCCATCCCCCCACCAGACAAGGCCCAGCACAATGACTCAGAGCAAACTCAGTCTCcccagcagcctggctccaggaACCGGGGGCGGGGCCAAGGGCGAGGCACGGCCATGCCTGGGGAGGAGGTGCTGGAGTCCAGCCAGGAGGCCCTGCATGTGACGGAGCGCAAATACCTGAAGCGAGACTGGTGCAAAACCCAGCCGCTCAAGCAGACCATCCACGAGGAGGGCTGCAACAGCCGCACCATCATCAACCGCTTCTGCTACGGCCAGTGCAACTCCTTCTACATCCCCAGGCACATCCGGAAGGAGGAAGGCTCCTTCCAGTCCTGCTCCTTCTGCAAGCCCAAGAAATTCACCACCATGATGGTCACACTCAACTGCCCCGAACTACAGCCACCCACCAAGAAGAAGAGGGTGACGCGTGTGAAGCAGTGCCGTTGCATCTCCATCGATTTGGATTAA